A stretch of Carnobacteriaceae bacterium zg-C25 DNA encodes these proteins:
- a CDS encoding FMN-binding protein has translation MKKSLLLLASVAVLGACGSTAAPATTTKAADKMESKMESKMESKMESKMDSKMDSKMMTLKDGTYKAESGFDERGWKVVHSITVKDGKITESKFDYENKEGKMKSADESYNKNMKDKSGVSAKEAIDKLNMQLVSTQDASKVETVTGATSTSKGFKEATDLLLKAAAEGKTDLIKFELAH, from the coding sequence ATGAAAAAATCTTTACTTTTATTAGCTTCAGTAGCAGTATTAGGAGCATGTGGTTCAACAGCTGCACCTGCAACAACTACTAAAGCAGCAGACAAAATGGAGTCTAAGATGGAATCAAAAATGGAGTCTAAAATGGAATCTAAGATGGATTCTAAAATGGATTCAAAAATGATGACATTAAAAGACGGTACTTACAAAGCAGAATCAGGATTTGACGAACGTGGCTGGAAAGTGGTTCATTCAATTACTGTAAAAGATGGCAAAATTACAGAATCTAAATTTGATTATGAAAACAAAGAAGGCAAAATGAAATCTGCTGACGAATCATACAACAAAAACATGAAAGATAAATCAGGTGTTTCAGCTAAAGAAGCAATCGACAAATTAAATATGCAATTGGTAAGCACTCAAGATGCATCTAAAGTTGAAACTGTTACAGGGGCAACAAGCACTTCTAAAGGATTCAAAGAAGCAACTGACTTATTATTAAAAGCAGCAGCAGAAGGTAAAACTGATTTAATTAAATTTGAATTAGCTCACTAA
- a CDS encoding polyprenyl synthetase family protein, with product MVHHIWDSHPTIKEQLNKVQSIMLNELTPTHPDVLATVKSYILSSGKFIRAALCILFAEQSGHLNEKTLYRAASIEILHLATLIHDDVIDRSDTRRNLPSFHQQFDNRIAIYAGDYLLAYSARLAKKGYVDGIESFGNDRILELVLSGELRQLMHQYDKTITLTQYLKQIRGKTAQLFGLATQAGVLYEGVTPSTLRNAYQAGIALGMAFQLHDDLIDYSWDKNVSGKPRFQDIQNGIYTAPVLYSGSYEEWSRYVPENNEWSIENLTILLHHLESSGALLKTRALMEKYLARFNKRVHQLFDDRATDSVQRLLKQLF from the coding sequence ATGGTTCATCACATTTGGGATAGTCATCCAACGATAAAAGAACAATTGAATAAAGTACAATCCATTATGTTAAATGAGTTGACACCCACACATCCAGATGTGCTCGCAACGGTGAAATCGTACATTTTATCTTCGGGCAAATTTATACGTGCTGCGCTATGTATTTTGTTTGCTGAGCAGAGCGGTCACTTAAATGAAAAAACGCTGTATCGTGCGGCAAGCATTGAAATTTTACATTTAGCGACACTCATTCACGATGATGTGATTGATCGATCGGATACACGACGTAATTTACCGTCCTTTCATCAGCAATTTGATAATCGTATTGCCATTTATGCAGGCGATTATTTATTGGCTTATAGCGCCCGTTTAGCCAAAAAAGGCTATGTAGACGGTATTGAATCGTTTGGCAATGATCGTATTTTAGAATTGGTTTTATCGGGTGAGTTAAGACAATTGATGCATCAATACGATAAAACCATTACACTTACACAATATTTAAAACAAATTCGTGGGAAAACGGCGCAATTATTTGGTCTAGCGACACAAGCTGGTGTGTTATATGAAGGTGTAACACCATCCACTTTGAGAAATGCCTATCAAGCCGGTATTGCATTGGGAATGGCATTTCAGTTACATGACGATTTAATTGATTATTCATGGGATAAAAATGTATCGGGTAAACCAAGATTTCAAGATATTCAAAATGGTATTTATACAGCACCTGTATTATATAGTGGTTCGTATGAAGAGTGGAGTCGATACGTTCCTGAAAATAATGAATGGTCGATAGAGAATTTGACAATATTGTTACATCATCTTGAAAGTAGTGGGGCACTTTTAAAAACACGTGCGCTAATGGAAAAGTATTTAGCACGATTCAACAAACGCGTGCATCAATTATTTGATGACAGGGCAACTGATAGTGTGCAACGGTTATTAAAACAATTATTTTAA
- a CDS encoding NAD(P)/FAD-dependent oxidoreductase yields MSKNIVIIGAGYAGIAAARRLAKQYKKNEEISITLIDKNSFHTYMTELHEVAGGRVEAEAIQYDLQRIFKKYPKVQLVTDKVVSIDYENQNVVAEHQTLSFDYLLIAMGGEANDFGTPGVKENGFTLWSIEAAERLREHIVDCCYRAMREHDEEKRRELLTFTVIGAGFTGIEMIGELIDWVPSLAHQFKLDEKEFSLKVVEAMPKILNMVTEKEQVKATKYLTKKGVELVLGDGVTSIEKDALHLKSGRVIPTQTSIWTAGVQANSDANDFGIEKARANRLVVNEFMEAKGKTNVFVAGDLVWFEDSNANGAPVPQIVQAAEQTGHCAAENIIASIEGTQKHAYKGKYDGFMVSIGSRYGVAYIMDKYHMSGFFAMLLKHITNLIYFFGIRSFYNIGAYVKHEFFDIKDKRNIFGGHLSSKGNRLWLVPLRIFYGSMWLSEGLKKAFGWFGTTSWFGDDVVFPFEWLKAADAVSGASQATDATTEVANQVFSLSYAYGEAPMQVFGDMPDWFASIMKIFIPNREMALFMQKFMVCVEIAIGLALIAGLFVWLVSAVTITFVAMFSLSAMFYWVNIWFVPVALALMSGAGRTFGLDYYVQPMIGRWVDKLIYGKPKHIYK; encoded by the coding sequence GTGAGCAAAAATATTGTCATTATTGGTGCTGGTTATGCAGGGATTGCAGCCGCAAGACGTTTAGCAAAACAGTACAAAAAAAATGAAGAAATATCGATTACACTAATTGATAAAAATTCATTCCATACGTACATGACAGAGCTACATGAAGTAGCTGGTGGTCGTGTAGAAGCGGAAGCCATTCAATACGATTTACAACGGATTTTCAAAAAATATCCAAAAGTACAATTGGTTACAGATAAAGTGGTATCGATTGATTATGAAAATCAAAATGTTGTTGCTGAACACCAAACGCTATCATTTGATTATTTATTAATTGCAATGGGTGGTGAAGCAAACGATTTTGGTACACCGGGTGTAAAAGAAAATGGATTTACATTATGGTCAATTGAAGCTGCTGAACGTTTACGTGAGCATATTGTTGATTGTTGCTACCGCGCAATGCGTGAACACGATGAAGAAAAACGTCGTGAATTGTTGACGTTTACCGTTATTGGTGCTGGGTTTACCGGTATTGAAATGATTGGTGAGTTAATTGATTGGGTACCATCATTGGCACATCAATTTAAACTAGATGAAAAAGAATTTTCTTTAAAAGTTGTTGAAGCCATGCCAAAAATTTTAAACATGGTTACAGAAAAAGAACAAGTTAAGGCAACAAAATACTTAACGAAAAAAGGTGTAGAACTTGTTCTTGGCGATGGTGTCACATCGATTGAAAAAGACGCTTTACACTTGAAAAGTGGTCGTGTCATTCCAACACAAACATCTATTTGGACAGCTGGTGTACAAGCTAATTCAGACGCTAATGATTTCGGTATTGAAAAAGCAAGAGCCAATCGATTAGTCGTTAATGAATTTATGGAAGCTAAAGGTAAAACAAATGTATTTGTTGCTGGAGACTTAGTGTGGTTTGAAGATTCAAACGCAAATGGTGCGCCCGTTCCACAAATTGTGCAAGCGGCTGAACAAACAGGGCACTGTGCCGCAGAAAACATCATTGCATCAATCGAAGGTACACAAAAACACGCTTATAAAGGTAAATACGATGGATTCATGGTATCTATCGGTTCACGTTACGGTGTTGCCTACATTATGGATAAATACCATATGAGTGGATTCTTTGCCATGTTATTAAAACATATTACCAACTTAATTTATTTCTTTGGTATTCGTAGTTTTTATAATATTGGTGCGTATGTAAAACACGAGTTCTTTGATATTAAAGATAAACGTAATATTTTTGGTGGTCATTTATCAAGCAAAGGGAACCGTTTATGGTTAGTGCCATTACGTATTTTTTATGGTAGCATGTGGCTTTCTGAAGGTTTGAAAAAGGCATTTGGATGGTTTGGTACAACATCATGGTTTGGCGATGACGTTGTTTTCCCATTTGAGTGGTTAAAAGCAGCCGATGCTGTTTCTGGTGCGTCACAAGCAACAGATGCAACAACTGAAGTGGCTAATCAAGTGTTTAGTTTAAGCTATGCGTATGGCGAAGCACCAATGCAAGTGTTTGGCGATATGCCAGACTGGTTTGCATCTATCATGAAAATCTTTATTCCAAATCGTGAGATGGCATTGTTTATGCAAAAATTCATGGTATGTGTTGAAATTGCAATCGGTTTAGCATTGATTGCCGGTCTATTTGTTTGGTTAGTGAGTGCAGTTACCATTACTTTTGTGGCAATGTTCTCCTTATCAGCAATGTTCTATTGGGTAAACATCTGGTTTGTACCTGTAGCGTTAGCGTTAATGTCTGGTGCAGGTAGAACGTTTGGATTAGATTACTACGTACAACCAATGATTGGACGTTGGGTAGATAAGCTGATTTATGGCAAGCCGAAACATATTTATAAATAA
- a CDS encoding Gx transporter family protein, producing MFIAMLSAQAVVISLIERGIPSPFAFAPGAKLGLGNLITLIALFTLSKKDTIKVLILRLSITTFFAGTLSTLMYSLAGVLLSFIGMLAVKQLGPKRVSLIGISTIGGILHNLGQLLVFAVFAKTWTILNYLPILAMTGILAGFAVGFMGNFILERLDILNVDENWIANR from the coding sequence ATGTTTATTGCCATGCTTTCAGCACAGGCAGTCGTCATTTCACTCATCGAACGTGGTATCCCTTCTCCTTTTGCTTTCGCACCTGGAGCAAAATTGGGATTAGGTAACTTAATTACATTGATTGCCCTATTCACACTGTCAAAAAAAGATACGATTAAAGTGCTCATTTTACGATTATCCATTACAACATTTTTTGCTGGAACCTTATCCACATTAATGTATAGTTTAGCTGGAGTCCTCTTGAGTTTTATCGGTATGTTAGCCGTCAAACAACTAGGCCCAAAACGCGTCAGTTTAATCGGCATTTCCACTATCGGTGGCATTTTGCACAATTTAGGTCAATTGCTCGTTTTTGCTGTTTTTGCAAAGACATGGACCATTTTAAACTACTTGCCAATTTTAGCGATGACGGGCATTTTAGCCGGATTTGCCGTTGGATTTATGGGTAATTTCATTTTAGAACGACTCGACATTTTAAACGTAGATGAAAATTGGATAGCCAATCGTTAG
- the pepV gene encoding dipeptidase PepV, translating into MTIDWKLEVEKRKEDLLNDLNTLLSIDSVRRDELATDDAPVGPGPKEALLKFLEIGERDGFVTKNVDNLAGHIEIGEGDEIMGVFGHVDVVPVGTGWDTDPFTPTIKDNRLYARGSSDDKGPTMAAYYAIKIIRDLGLPIHKKLRLIIGTDEESGWKCIDRYLAVEKKPDFGFSPDADFPIINGEKGILTLKVRFNAPVTQTPTQLVSFEAGLRENMVPQDAVATITTTESFDKVASDLKVFVEQNNLRGTAKQADGHIVIEMVGKASHGMAPMNGVNAATFLAEFLGGYDFVGQDREFLSLIQNYLHLEFYAEKLGLAHEDDVMGVLTMNPGVFKYAQGVGEVWLNYRYPKGVTAQGLEDGLNKALSEYDVTIEAGKSQTPHYVPADDPLVKTLLDVYEKHTGHKGSERTIGGGTYGRLLERGVAYGAMFPHSIDTMHQANEFIDLDDLFNATAIYADAISQLVQ; encoded by the coding sequence ATGACAATCGATTGGAAATTAGAAGTTGAAAAACGTAAAGAAGATTTATTAAATGACTTGAATACGTTGTTAAGTATTGATAGTGTGCGTCGTGATGAATTAGCAACAGATGATGCACCGGTAGGTCCAGGGCCAAAAGAAGCACTATTAAAATTTTTAGAAATTGGTGAACGTGACGGATTCGTTACAAAAAATGTAGATAATTTAGCCGGACACATTGAAATCGGTGAAGGCGACGAAATTATGGGTGTATTTGGTCACGTTGACGTGGTGCCTGTTGGTACAGGTTGGGATACAGATCCTTTCACGCCAACAATTAAAGATAACCGCCTATACGCTCGTGGTTCAAGTGATGATAAAGGGCCAACAATGGCGGCGTATTATGCCATTAAAATAATTCGTGATTTGGGATTACCAATTCATAAAAAATTACGTTTAATTATTGGTACAGATGAAGAGAGCGGTTGGAAATGTATAGATCGCTATTTAGCCGTAGAGAAAAAACCTGATTTTGGTTTTTCGCCAGATGCTGATTTTCCAATCATTAACGGTGAAAAAGGAATTTTAACATTGAAAGTACGTTTCAATGCACCCGTTACACAAACACCAACTCAATTAGTATCATTTGAAGCCGGTTTGCGTGAAAACATGGTACCGCAAGATGCTGTTGCAACCATTACAACAACAGAATCATTCGATAAAGTAGCTTCTGATTTGAAAGTGTTTGTAGAGCAAAATAACTTACGTGGTACGGCAAAACAAGCAGATGGCCACATTGTAATTGAGATGGTTGGTAAAGCTTCTCACGGTATGGCGCCAATGAACGGTGTAAATGCTGCGACATTTTTAGCAGAATTTTTAGGTGGGTATGATTTTGTTGGACAAGACCGTGAATTTTTATCATTGATTCAAAATTACTTACATTTAGAATTTTATGCTGAAAAACTTGGTTTAGCGCATGAAGATGACGTGATGGGCGTTTTAACAATGAATCCGGGTGTCTTTAAATATGCACAAGGTGTTGGAGAAGTATGGTTAAATTACCGTTACCCTAAAGGTGTGACTGCACAAGGATTAGAAGACGGTTTAAATAAAGCGTTATCTGAATACGATGTAACAATTGAAGCCGGAAAATCACAAACGCCACATTACGTACCAGCAGATGATCCACTTGTGAAAACCTTATTAGATGTGTACGAAAAACATACAGGACATAAAGGTAGTGAACGGACTATTGGTGGTGGAACATACGGTCGTTTATTGGAACGTGGTGTTGCCTACGGTGCAATGTTCCCACATAGCATTGATACAATGCATCAAGCAAATGAATTTATCGATTTAGATGATTTATTCAATGCAACGGCAATTTATGCAGATGCCATTAGTCAATTAGTTCAATAA
- a CDS encoding manganese-dependent inorganic pyrophosphatase, with the protein MSKLLVFGHQNPDTDTIASAIAYAHLLNETNQEAEAVALGNVNEETAFALNYFNVPTPRVVETVANEVSQVALVDHNESQQSVSDVADVEVVAVVDHHRIANFETANPLYYRAEPLGCTATILYKMFREKDVEIPSEIAGLMLSAIISDTLLFKSPTCTVEDELVALELAAIAQVDTQSYGLELLKAGTNLSSKSIDELLNLDAKSFGMGDKTVRIAQINTVDENELLAKQAELEAAMINENTTNQYDLFVFVITNILSSDSVAIVAGEPKEALEKAFNGAVTNNVIALPGVVSRKKQVVPQLTEVLS; encoded by the coding sequence ATGTCAAAATTATTAGTTTTTGGGCATCAAAATCCTGATACGGATACTATCGCATCGGCAATTGCTTATGCACATTTATTAAACGAAACAAACCAAGAAGCAGAGGCGGTTGCATTGGGGAATGTCAACGAAGAAACAGCGTTTGCTTTAAATTATTTCAATGTACCGACGCCACGTGTCGTTGAAACAGTGGCTAACGAAGTGTCTCAAGTTGCTTTAGTAGACCACAACGAATCACAACAAAGTGTGAGTGACGTTGCGGATGTAGAAGTGGTTGCGGTAGTCGATCACCACCGTATTGCTAACTTTGAAACGGCTAATCCGTTGTATTATCGTGCTGAACCGTTAGGGTGTACGGCAACGATTTTATATAAAATGTTCCGCGAAAAAGACGTTGAAATTCCAAGTGAAATTGCGGGATTGATGTTATCAGCGATTATTTCGGATACCTTATTATTTAAATCACCAACTTGTACAGTTGAAGATGAATTGGTTGCACTTGAGTTAGCAGCAATTGCTCAAGTAGATACACAGTCATACGGTTTAGAGTTGTTAAAAGCTGGTACAAATTTATCATCTAAATCCATTGATGAATTATTAAACTTAGATGCCAAATCATTTGGTATGGGTGACAAAACAGTTCGTATTGCACAAATCAACACGGTTGATGAAAATGAATTGTTAGCTAAACAAGCAGAACTTGAAGCAGCAATGATCAATGAAAATACGACAAATCAATATGATTTATTTGTTTTTGTCATTACGAATATTTTATCAAGTGATTCAGTTGCTATTGTTGCCGGTGAGCCAAAAGAAGCGTTAGAAAAAGCGTTTAATGGTGCTGTGACAAATAACGTTATTGCTTTACCGGGTGTTGTATCACGTAAAAAACAAGTGGTTCCACAATTAACCGAAGTGTTGAGTTAA
- a CDS encoding homoserine kinase has product MLVVKVPATSANMGPGFDSLGVALNLYLTVEVIEPSDTWYIEHEYEHMPHDHRNFLVHMIKKVSEKIPPHHLRMTSDIPLTRGLGSSSSAIVAAIEIADQLGNLQLSRDTKIQLATKFEGHPDNVVPAILGNMVSSTVINRRVYWSKIYLKQMAFVALIPNKPLSTRKSRNVLPHEIPLSKAAEVSATSNVLVAHLSRGYYKRIKKLIENDQFHEPYRAELVPELLRVRELLKHEKTYGTYLSGAGPTVMTITHKHDANAIYNLIKDAFFDYRVCILDVDTQGVVVEKTSVN; this is encoded by the coding sequence ATGTTAGTAGTTAAAGTGCCAGCCACCTCTGCGAATATGGGTCCGGGATTTGATTCGTTAGGGGTAGCGCTAAATTTATATTTAACCGTTGAAGTGATTGAACCATCTGATACGTGGTATATTGAGCATGAATATGAACATATGCCACATGATCACCGCAATTTTTTAGTGCACATGATTAAAAAAGTTTCGGAAAAAATTCCACCGCATCACTTGAGAATGACTAGTGATATACCACTGACACGTGGATTAGGCAGTTCATCTTCGGCGATTGTAGCGGCTATTGAAATTGCCGATCAGTTAGGTAATTTACAATTATCACGCGACACGAAAATTCAATTGGCGACAAAATTTGAAGGGCACCCGGATAATGTCGTACCCGCTATTTTAGGTAATATGGTATCAAGCACCGTCATTAATCGTCGTGTGTATTGGAGTAAAATTTATTTAAAACAAATGGCATTTGTTGCCTTAATTCCAAATAAACCGCTATCCACACGTAAAAGTCGAAATGTATTGCCACATGAAATACCGTTGTCAAAAGCAGCAGAAGTTAGCGCAACTAGTAATGTATTGGTCGCTCATTTATCAAGAGGCTATTACAAGCGTATTAAAAAACTGATTGAAAATGACCAATTTCATGAACCGTATCGTGCGGAACTTGTCCCAGAATTATTACGTGTACGAGAATTATTGAAACATGAAAAAACGTATGGCACGTATTTAAGTGGTGCAGGGCCTACGGTGATGACCATTACGCATAAACATGATGCCAACGCTATATATAATTTAATCAAAGACGCCTTTTTTGATTATCGTGTGTGTATTTTAGACGTCGATACACAGGGTGTTGTCGTTGAAAAAACTTCAGTCAATTGA
- a CDS encoding homoserine dehydrogenase: MKTIQIGLLGFGTVGSGVVKILNEHRTKIQKVLGKTVNVSKILVRDLNKYQHMTEYAFTTSFDDIVEDDTIDIIVEVIGNVELSKGYIERALKNGKHVVTANKDLIALYGNELLQLAKENHCDIFFEASVGGGIPILRTIANSLSSDDIQQVTGIVNGTTNFMLTQMADKNLSYAESLQLAQQFGFAESDPTNDVEGIDAAYKMVILSRLAFGMSVDINDLKIEGISKVSLADIQYAQQLGYCIKLIGYAQQKNRQYFGLVGCMLVPLTHPLANVHNENNAIVIRGAAMGQSMYYGLGAGQMPTANSVVSDVINIAQNMALETNGELFSSFYQDKHLLNHDDVYFQTYFRLELRDKPGMFLKLTTEFSRLGISFSSILQNPISPEMAHVIIVTHPISQQTYDTICQNLQAMDDVTLKVSMHLLSEE; this comes from the coding sequence ATGAAAACTATTCAAATTGGATTACTTGGTTTTGGAACGGTAGGATCAGGAGTTGTTAAAATTTTAAATGAACACCGCACAAAAATTCAAAAAGTATTAGGAAAAACGGTAAATGTTTCAAAAATTTTAGTACGTGATTTAAATAAATATCAACATATGACGGAGTATGCCTTTACAACGTCATTTGATGACATTGTAGAAGATGACACGATTGATATTATTGTGGAAGTCATTGGAAATGTAGAACTATCTAAAGGCTATATTGAACGTGCTTTAAAAAATGGGAAACACGTGGTTACGGCAAATAAAGATTTGATTGCCTTATACGGAAATGAATTATTACAATTAGCAAAAGAAAACCACTGCGACATCTTTTTTGAAGCGAGTGTTGGTGGCGGTATTCCTATTTTACGAACCATTGCCAATAGTTTATCTAGTGACGATATTCAACAAGTAACGGGTATTGTGAATGGAACAACTAATTTCATGTTGACACAAATGGCCGATAAAAATTTATCGTATGCTGAATCATTGCAACTTGCACAACAGTTTGGCTTTGCAGAAAGTGACCCGACAAATGACGTTGAGGGGATTGATGCCGCTTATAAAATGGTGATTCTATCTCGATTGGCATTCGGCATGTCCGTAGATATCAATGATTTGAAAATTGAAGGCATTTCAAAAGTGTCTTTAGCCGATATTCAATATGCACAACAATTAGGGTATTGCATTAAATTAATTGGGTATGCGCAACAAAAAAATCGCCAATATTTTGGGTTGGTCGGGTGTATGCTTGTGCCATTAACACATCCATTAGCGAATGTGCATAACGAAAATAATGCTATTGTCATACGTGGAGCGGCAATGGGACAATCCATGTATTATGGATTGGGAGCTGGACAAATGCCAACAGCCAACTCGGTTGTGAGCGATGTTATCAATATTGCGCAAAATATGGCTCTAGAAACAAATGGTGAACTATTTTCATCGTTTTATCAAGATAAGCATTTATTAAATCACGATGACGTTTATTTTCAAACGTACTTTAGATTGGAATTGCGTGATAAACCGGGAATGTTTTTGAAACTCACCACAGAGTTTAGCCGATTAGGCATTAGTTTTTCATCGATATTGCAAAACCCAATTTCACCAGAAATGGCGCATGTGATTATTGTAACGCATCCCATTAGTCAACAAACGTATGACACGATTTGTCAAAATTTACAAGCAATGGATGATGTGACGCTGAAAGTGAGCATGCATTTATTGAGTGAGGAATAA
- a CDS encoding aminopeptidase P family protein, translated as MSKLFDFQNSLKDNHIPLTFVHNPQTIGYLTGFYSNPHERLLMLVLQDNEQPLLILPALDLEQAKQCTKNITLLPHLDSDNAWELLANALHHPQTTAALDKDYMSVSVFEKLQQALPNVTFSIDCSPIIEQIKYIKTEDELALMREAGKTADLAIQFAARAFDTKKSEMEIVAEIEYSLKKVGVSQMSFDTMVLRQPNAANPHGTPGTDTLQWNEFVLLDLGTIHNGYASDMTRTLFFGDTMSSRQKELYDLVLLAHHTARDQFRIGMKASELDKIARDIITNAGYGEYFTHRLGHGIGPSVHEFPSISSASDVALIEGMCFSIEPGIYLPNDIGIRIEDCFIVTKNGLESLTHSSYNPDYTTFL; from the coding sequence ATGTCAAAATTATTCGATTTTCAAAACAGTTTAAAGGATAACCATATTCCATTAACTTTTGTTCATAATCCACAAACAATTGGCTATTTAACGGGATTTTATTCTAATCCACACGAAAGATTGCTCATGCTTGTTTTACAAGACAATGAACAGCCATTACTCATTTTACCCGCTCTTGATTTAGAACAGGCGAAACAATGCACAAAAAACATTACGTTATTACCGCATTTAGATAGTGATAATGCATGGGAACTTTTAGCCAATGCTTTACACCACCCACAGACAACTGCAGCGCTAGACAAAGATTATATGTCGGTGAGCGTTTTTGAAAAACTGCAACAAGCGCTACCAAACGTTACGTTTTCCATTGACTGTTCGCCCATCATTGAACAGATTAAATACATTAAAACGGAAGATGAACTCGCATTAATGCGTGAAGCCGGAAAAACTGCCGATTTAGCCATTCAATTTGCTGCGCGTGCGTTTGACACCAAAAAATCAGAAATGGAAATCGTTGCGGAAATTGAGTATTCGCTTAAAAAAGTTGGCGTTTCTCAAATGAGTTTTGACACAATGGTATTGCGACAACCAAATGCAGCCAATCCACACGGTACGCCCGGTACAGATACATTGCAATGGAATGAATTTGTGTTACTCGATTTAGGAACGATACATAACGGCTATGCCAGCGATATGACGCGCACATTATTTTTTGGTGATACCATGTCAAGCCGTCAAAAAGAATTGTACGATCTCGTGTTATTAGCTCACCACACCGCACGCGATCAATTCCGCATTGGGATGAAAGCCAGCGAATTAGATAAAATTGCTCGTGATATTATTACCAACGCAGGATACGGCGAGTATTTCACACACCGTTTAGGGCATGGTATTGGTCCATCTGTTCATGAGTTCCCATCCATTTCAAGCGCGAGTGATGTTGCGTTAATTGAAGGCATGTGCTTTTCGATTGAACCCGGTATTTATTTACCAAACGATATTGGGATTCGTATTGAAGACTGCTTTATCGTTACAAAAAATGGACTAGAATCCTTAACGCATAGCTCATACAATCCAGATTACACCACATTTCTTTAA
- a CDS encoding transcriptional repressor, with protein MDIVQEAIAKMKEQGYKQTPKRQAMLEVIANSEKFVSAKQVQEALKSRFKGLSYDTVYRNLYTFVEQGILEMSERNGEKIFIMHHSHHHHHHHFICNVCDRITELEHCPMDVFAQQLPDYVILGHRFEITGICKECLENQEFLAEQYESHDEHCHCGAHHS; from the coding sequence ATGGATATTGTTCAAGAAGCCATTGCGAAGATGAAAGAGCAAGGTTATAAACAAACGCCAAAACGTCAAGCGATGTTAGAAGTGATTGCCAATAGCGAAAAATTTGTATCCGCTAAGCAAGTGCAGGAAGCTTTAAAATCACGTTTTAAAGGATTGAGCTATGATACGGTTTATCGTAATTTATATACATTTGTTGAGCAGGGGATTTTAGAGATGAGTGAGCGTAATGGTGAGAAAATTTTCATCATGCATCATTCGCATCACCATCACCATCATCATTTTATTTGTAATGTGTGTGATCGTATTACGGAATTAGAGCATTGTCCAATGGATGTGTTTGCCCAGCAATTGCCAGATTATGTGATTTTAGGGCATCGGTTTGAAATTACGGGTATTTGTAAAGAGTGCTTGGAAAATCAAGAATTTTTAGCGGAGCAATATGAATCACATGATGAGCATTGCCATTGTGGTGCGCATCATTCATAA